One Apodemus sylvaticus chromosome 23, mApoSyl1.1, whole genome shotgun sequence genomic window carries:
- the LOC127673986 gene encoding formyl peptide receptor-related sequence 3, whose translation MEANLSIPLNGSEVVFYESTTSRVLWILSVIVLSITFVFGVLGNGLVIWVAGFRMAHTVTTICYLNLALGDFSFMATLPLHIISMVMKGKWLFGWFLCKLVHSIVHINLFVSVFLITLIAMDRCTCVLHPVWAQNHRTVSLARKVVVGAWILSLLLTLPHFLFLTTVRDPRGEVHCTCNFESVVAKPEEQLKVSITVSTATGIISFIIGFSLPMSFIAICYGLMAAKICRKGFLNSSRPLRVLTAVAISFFMCWFPFQLIILLGNIWNKETPNSIHMLVNPASTLASFNSCLNPILYVFLGQEFREKLIHSLSASLERALREDSVLSSGKSSNFSSCPEDSGL comes from the coding sequence ATGGAAGCCAACCTCTCCATCCCTCTGAATGGATCAGAAGTGGTGTTTTATGAATCTACCACCTCCAGAGTTCTATGGATCCTCTCAGTGATAGTCCTCTCCATAACCTTTGTTTTTGGTGTGCTAGGTAATGGGCTTGTGATTTGGGTGGCTGGGTTCCGGATGGCACACACTGTGACCACCATCTGTTATCTGAACCTGGCTTTGGGTGATTTCTCTTTCATGGCTACTTTACCACTACATATCATCTCAATGGTCATGAAGGGAAAATGgctgtttggttggtttctttGCAAACTTGTTCACAGCATTGTACATATAAACCTTTTTGTAAGTGTTTTCCTCATCACTCTCATTGCCATGGACCGCTGTACTTGTGTCCTGCACCCAGTATGGGCTCAGAATCACCGAACTGTGAGTCTAGCCAGGAAAGTGGTTGTTGGAGCTTGGATTCTTTCTCTGCTGCTTACCTTGCCACATTTTCTCTTCTTGACTACAGTGAGAGATCCAAGAGGTGAAGTGCACTGTACATGTAACTTTGAATCTGTGGTTGCAAAACCTGAGGAGCAATTAAAGGTGTCAATTACTGTGAGTACAGCTACAGGAATCATCAGTTTTATTATTGGCTTCAGCCTACCCATGTCCTTCATTGCCATCTGCTACGGACTCATGGCTGCCAAGATTTGCAGAAAAGGCTTTCTGAATTCCAGCCGTCCCTTACGTGTTCTCACTGCTGTAgcaatttccttctttatgtgTTGGTTCCCTTTTCAGTTGATTATTCTTTTAGGTAATATCTGGAATAAGGAGACACCAAATAGCATTCACATGTTGGTGAACCCTGCAAGCACACTGGCTTCCTTCAACAGCTGTCTCAACCCAATACTCTATGTCTTTCTTGGTCAAGAATTTAGAGAGAAACTGATACATTCCCTGTCTGCCAGTCTGGAGAGGGCCCTACGAGAAGACTCAGTCCTAAGCAGTGGCAAAAGCAGCAACTTTTCTTCATGTCCTGAAGACTCTGGACTATAG